In Brevinematales bacterium, the genomic window GAGAAACGAAGTCCCCGAAGCGAAGCGGAGGGGGTAGGTGCCTGTATCGAGCCTGTCGAGATGTCGCGAGGTCCGTCTTTATAATACATTACCCCTTCGGGTACACCGGAGGGGTTTTTGTTTCGCGGGGATGATATTAGTCAATGCGGGAAAGCTGAGTTTCTCGAAGAGAAACGAAGTCCCCGAAGCGAAGCGGAGGGGGTAGGTGCCTGTATCGAGCCTGTCGAGATGGCTCGATGTCCGTCTTTATTCTACATAACCCCTTCGGTATACCCGGAGGGGTTTTTGTTTCGCGGGGATGACTAATCATAAAATTCTCCTTTCGTATCAAACATAATGTATTATTATCATATCCTGAATATCAAAACGCTTGACATAATAGTAAGAAATATATAAAATGAACGCACTATCCAGAAGGAAGGAAACAATGAGTAGAAAATGGGGATTTCTTATTACATTATTGCTTTTTGCGGGATTTGTTTCATGCGCGTCTACTACTATCGTTAAGGAAAATGGGGTTGTCAAGACCTATGACGATAAGGGTCAATTATTAGAAGAAAATTATGAGACATACGGATTCAAGAAAGTATTTGAGAATAATGGTGCTGTCGTAAAAATCTATAAAAATGATGATTTACAGGTCACGGGTTATAAACTGATCAGTACGAATGAAATATATACTATAAAAAACTTCCGGTACGATTTCAGTATTAAAATGGATATTCCCGATGCTTATGTCGTTATCGGAAAAACCCAGATCGGGCCGATGGCGGCGGTTATTATCCCTGCCGGTAAAGAAAAAGCTGAATATCAGAAGGTTCAGGGCGATATGGAATATATTTATATCCGTTCCTACCCGCAATGGATACAGGATAATGTTCTCAAGAATGCGGGGAAAGTTTCGCCCGATCAGGAAAAAAACGCAGAATTACTGAAAATCGCGAAGCAAGCGCTGGACGAGGGATTTAACAGCTGTCTGCATATCAACGATTATGCAATGTATGATGAAGAATTCTATGTCTGTAGAATTAAAATCGTCCCGGTCAATATTGTTCTTAGCTGGACGTCGACCGGTAAAATGATCAGTCCTGTCAATCTGACTGCGGGCGGTTATGGCGGAGCAATGGCGTATGAAGCTTATTGGAACGAGTACGCCGACGGGATTTTCAGGGTTTATTATCCCAACGGGAGTGTGATACAGGACGATCCCGCGAAATGGCTTGCTTCAAGGAAGGATGCGTTCACTAGAATAACGAATTTCCTGAATGTCAAATGGACTTTCGACCCCATAAAGTACTATGTGTTTAACGATAAGAAGCAGGGCGAACAGATGGGGCTGACGCTGGGTTTTGCCAATCCGTATGCCTCGGCGGTATACACGACATTCGACCAAACCCCCGGGCATGAGTTGACGCATCTGATCGCATACCGGATTAATAACGGTTTGCGGATATGGTCGGGTGTCGCGAACGAGGGGCTATCCACGTTGTTAGACCAGAGCGGGAGAAACTATCACCTTCTGGCAAAATATATGATCGAGAAACAAATCGCATTTCCTAAACTCCTCGGCGATAACTTCCGCCAGAATAAATACGGCTACTGGCTCGGCGCGTCGTTTGTCAGATACCTGATCGATACTTACGGGATGGATACGTATAAGAAATTCTTCGCGCAGGTGGAGTATCCCGAAAAGGAAGCGTTTAATCAGTTCTACGCAAAATCCGGGGTCGAATTGATAAAGGAATGGACTGCCTTCTTAAAAAAGACCGATTTCGGGAAATTGACCGATAAAGATGAAAAAGCCATCAAGATGATGGAAGGTAAACCGGCAGAATAGTACTGTCCGCTACAGCCTGAAAAAGATTTGAAATCCCTGATGCTGGATGATTTTACTTGATTCGTGTATAATAATCCTTCGGATAATTGAGCTATCGAGATACCATCACTTCCGGTAAATTTATCTACAGGGGGATCATTTGGAAAACAAATTCACCGGGTTTACCGAGGCGATGTTCAAGTACTTCTTCGAGCTCGGTATCAATAACACCAAAACATGGTTCGATGCGCACCGTGACGAATATATGCGGGATGTCAGGATACCTTTGCGCGCGCTGGCTGTCGAACTGGGCGCGAAACTGCATGAGCTAGACCCGTCGATAGAAATGCCCGCGAATCCCGATAAGGCGATAGCGCGGATCAACCGGGATATCCGCTTCTCGAAGGACAAGACCGCCTACCGCACCAACTTATGGATAACGTTCAAGCATAACACTCCCGATTGGCAGACCGATCCGGCGTTCTATTTCGACATCGGCTACGACCGTTACTCCTACGGGGTGGGGTATTACCTGTTCACCCCTGAGCTGCGTGGACGGATGAACGCGTTGATTCGGGCGAGCCGTGACGGGTTTCAGTCGGCGGCGCAATCGTTAAAAGAATCGGTATTCACTCTCGGCGGGGACAGGTACAAGCGCCCGATCGACAAGACCCTTTCCGAACTCGAGCGGGAATGGTGCGAACGGAAGTCGCTGTATATTTATGTCGAAAAAGAGCCGGACGAGATATTATTCTCTCACGCGCTGGTCGAGAAGGTCTATGGGGACTTTCTTGCGGTCAAACCGGTCTATGATTTTTTCCGCGAGATTAAAGGAAACCTGTAAATCTACCGAATCCATTAAAAACTACGATCATCAGGAGTGACGAATGGACGATGCAATCCGCAATTCGGCGAAGGCGATTATTATCGATCGGGGCCGTTTGCTGACAATCAGGTGTACTGACGATGACGGACTTCCATTTTATCTCCTCCCCGGGGGCGGCCAGAATAAGAAGGAGAGTATTACCGATGCTCTGATCCGCGAGTGCCGGGAAGAGGTCGGAGTGGGTGTCATTCCCGGAGACCTCCGCTATGTCCGCGACTATATCTCGATGAACCACGAGTTCAGTCATGTTAACCCGGAATTTCATCAGGTCGAGTACATGTTCGTCTGCCGTATCGACGGTGACGGGGAACCTCATCCGGGGCATATCATGGACACACGGCAGGACGGTGTCGATTGGCTCGATTTATCCAAGCTCGCGGAACTCGCGTTATACCCGAAGATTCTCAGGGAATTGATTACCCCGGCGGGCGAACTCACGGGGCCTGTCTATCTCGGGGACGTCAATTAACCTGTATTCCCCGATCATCTAGGCCGGTGAAAAAATATTTCATAAAACCCCTTGACACGGATACTACTATACATTATACTATACTAGTTAATGAGCAGAACTATACGAGGTATATATGAACGTCCAGTTGAAAAAAGGCGCGCTGGAACTTTGCGTGCTCGGTCAGCTTTCGGGCAGAGACCTTTACGGGTACAACCTGGTGGAACGGATTACCCGTTTTATCGATATTTCCGAGGGGACTGTTTACCCGATACTGCGGCGTCTGGAAAAAGACGGGATGGTCGAGAGCTATCTGAAGGAATCAACCGAGGGTCCCGCCCGCCGGTATTACCGTCTGAATAAACAGGGGAACGAGCATTTTCAGTCCCTGCTCGCGGATTGGAAGGAATTGTCACGGGGTGTGGAAGATATACTGCAAGGAGTCGAGAATGAAAAAAAGTGAGTTTATGTCGAAGCTGGAGGAATGCCTGAAGGAGAACGGTATCACCGACGGGGAAATCCCGGACATCCTTTCGATTTACGGGGAACATTTTAACGCGGGTAAGGAGGAGGGGAAGTCCGAGGAGGAGATCGCCGCGCGGTTGGGTGACCCGGGTCAGATCGCGATGGAGTACGTGGAGGACGAGAATAGTGATAAAACCTCGGAACAGGAAGGACTTTTCCTTCGTATAAAAAAGATCATTGGAGCGATGCGTCTCGGTGGGATAAAAAAGACCGTCCAGACTATCCCGTTCGTGCTGATTTTACTGTTGATACTTTTTCTATGGATTGCACTTTCAGGAATTGTACCATTCGGTTTATTCGGGCTATTTGCCGGTATTTCACAGTTGATCACAGGCGGGGTGGCAGGTTTTCCTCTTTTACAGATTACGATAAATGCGGAATGGTTTGTTATTTTCATTTCCCTTTCTCTCATTACCGGGGGATCGCTTATTTCTATCGGGATGTATTATGTCGTTCTGGCCTACATGGGTTTTGTATACAATCAGGTTCAATAAATTTTGGAGGTACATATGAAAAAAGTCGTAAAATGGATCTATGCTCTTTCGATCATGCTCGTTATTTCGCTGACTGGGGCGATAGTCTCATGTGCGAATAATGTGAAGGATGTTAAAAATGTTGTTAGTATCGGTGACGCGAAAGTCTACCCGCTCGATCTGACAAAGACTATCCCGATCGATAAGGTGAAACCGCTCACCATGTGCGGCGCGTTGAAGGATAAGGATATGACGATAACGGAAATCGACTCGAATGTGATCACGATTCGGATTGTGGGAACCTATACCTGTACGCACCCGGAAATCGTCCCGTTTATCGTACTGGTTGACGAGGGTGACGCCGCGTATTTCGATGTGGGGATCGATACGAAAAAAGCCGAGCAGCTAAAAGGGGTATCCTACAGGGATGAATATCAGGTATATTTCTACGCGCCGAAGGGATGTTTCCCCGTCAAACTGACTAAGCACAAACAGGAGTATTGGGAGACCGATGCGGAAGAGAATTACAATAACAGCGGATTTAAGGATGTAGTGGATTTGTCCGCGAACGACCCCAAGTACGCCGAGGTGGTGGAGACCTTTAATAAGTGCATGAAACTTTATAAGAACAAGGATATGCTTGGGATAAAAAACATGCAAACATCATTACCGGGATATGAAACAGATGAAAACACCGCATATTGGGCAGATATGAGTGATGAAGAAATATCAAAGTCGGTAGGGATTTCGATTCAATCGCTGCTTGCCGCGAAAAAAGCCGGGCTGAATTATTTATATGCCGGTTTAACCGAAAATTTGTTCGAGAAGTCGGACGTGTACACGATATCGGCAGTGAAAAAAGTGAAATTTGAAGGGGTCGAACACTATATCGTTATCGCTCTATTTAAAACAGATATGAATGGCGGAAAGTTCAGGTTCTGGTTCCGTTACGTGGACGGCAAGCTGATGATGGACAATTTCGACTAGCGGATAGACACTTTTTTTCAGTTCTCCGCCCCGTCCGCGGAATTACGGTTCCCGCCGGCGGGGTATTTTTTCAGGCGGGGGCCGTCGAACGGAAAAATTAAAAATTGACGTGATTATTATTTAGGTGTATGATAATAAAAAAGCGGGTGACGGATATGAATAAAATTTCCATGGTTTACTGGCAGGAAAATGACTATTGGATCGGTTATCTCCTTGAGTTTCCCGATTACCGCACTCAGGGCGAAACGCTTGAGGAACTGAAGGAGAATATCCTCGATATCCACCGTGAAATAATCACCGGGGGTATCGGGGAAGTACATAAGGCGAGCGTGATGGAGCTGAATATTTGAAGCGTAAAGAATTGATAAAAATTCTGGAAAAAGCGGGATGCGTTTTAAAACGTCACGGCGGAAGGCATGATTGGTACGAGAACCCGGGGACGGGTGATTGTCAGCCCATCCCCCGCTATAATGAGATAAATGAAAATCTGGCAAAACACATCAGAAAAATGCTGGGAATAGATTAATCCTCCCTAAAAGAATATCTTTGCGCCATCAACTGCGGGGTATTTTATAACGAAAGTATTTAACTTATGTAACTTACTTGATAATTTGTCCGCATCATGTTAAGCTAACCTATACTTATTTCAGGGGCGTGTTATGAAAATATTCGCAAAGGTTCTCACCCTTGTATTGGTTTTTTCCATCTGGGGATTTCCCGCCGGAAAACCCGTGAAGCAGGGTATGTTCGATAATATCCATGAAGATGATAACAAACCTGTAGTGAAGCCGGATAATGTCAATAAAGCGGGATTGAACGCGCAGATCGAAGTGACCGAAATCGATATTTCACCGTTAAAATTTCCTCCCGGGAGTATGGCCTATGCGATGATATCGGATGACGGCGTGCCCGATGCCGTGCTCCAATTCGCCCCCGACGGCACGGCTTATATCGGGTTTTCGGATAGCGAGCATAACTCGTATATCTACAAACTCGATTCAGAGATGCAGCCCGGCGATAAACCGTTGATAATGATCAAGCATAAACGATTGGAGAATTTTGTTATCACGGAAAACGGGTTCGGTATCGCGGCCGCGGATTTTTTTTACGACCCGGAGGCACAATACGATTATTTTAATTACCTCTACTTTTACCAGTACTCGATGGCCGGAAAGAAACTGCATGAGAATTTCATCGTAGGTTGCGGGATATGGGAAAACGAAGGCGATCAATCCTACGGCGGCGACGGTACCGATATTGCATGGTCGGGAGAATTATACGCGCTTTACTTCACTACTTTCCGGAAATGGGACGACGGTGTTGTGCATGAGAGCGAGTATCTTACTTATATCAATCCCGACGGGGAACAACTGAGGGATGAAGACGGTATTATGAACGGGTGGACTTGGAATACCAGCCACAGTTTTCGCCCCCATATCGAATACTACGCGAAGGATTCCAAATGGATGCTGGCGACGATGGGAGACGCTTATCCGATGGGTTTGGTGACGGAAATTATCCATAAAGACCCTACCGATTACAGCAAAAAAATCCTGTCGCAGGTGATTTATAAGGTCGATATCGAGCTTGGGGATAACGATACCCATGTCTCGATCGGCGATACGATGATAGTGGATAAGGGGATGCTGATAGTCGCGGACAATAAAGAAAACCTGCCGGGATACGACCTCTGCATGTTTTACCAGTACCCTGACGGGACATATAAAGGCCCCATCATGCTGACCAAGACTCCGATGAATTTCGAACGGATGCCGAAGGTTGCGAAATACGGCGATAATTACCTGATAGCATGGGCGGAGGAAGTAGAGGAGGGCAATGTTTACTACGATCAGGGTGAGTTTATGGGATTCCCGGATGCCGTCTGCTATGCGATGGTAGTCTCGCCTGATGGGAAAGTGATTATCCCCGCGCAGAAGCTCGACGTCCATTTCCGCGGGAACACCGAGTTCTTCAATTACGACAACGGCGATATCGGGTGGATCGATTCGACCCAGTCCGACCATACCCTGAATATCATCCGCCTGAAGGTGAACGGGTAGTTTCCATCAGTCATTTTTACTTCCGCCCGCGGATATGCAGGAAGTACGCGGTTACTTGGGCGTCCTGTACCGAGGGGTATCGGCGGACTGTCTCGTCGTCGGGGTGCGGTTCACCCATCGCTTCTATAGTAAAGCCCGCGCCGGTCAGCGTGTTGACCCATTCGCTTAACGTCCTGTAAAAACACGGTATCCGGAATTTTCGTACTCCCTCTTTCCGTTCCTCGGGAATCGCGGAGAACGTCCATTCGTCGATATCCTCTCCACCGTCGAAATATCCCCCGATCTCTATCGCGCGTACCAGCCCGTGATTGTCGCGGATGTTTTGTTTATAGGGAAGTATGAAACACGGATGGAGTATCGAGAACTGAAGGAATCCCCCCGACTTCAGGACACGGTACGCCTCGGAGAACGCGCGGTCGATCGACGGGGTATCCATGAAGCACATGAACGATACCGCGAAGTCGAACGAATCGTCCCCGAACGGGAGTTCGCACGCGTCGGCGGTAACATATTCGATACCGCGAGAATATCGCTTCTCCTCGGCGATTGCGTGCCGGATAAACACGTCGGATATATCGATACCGGTCATCTTCGCGCCCTTATCCGCGGCCAGACGGGTGTTATGCCCCTCGCCGCACCCGATATCGAGCCCGTTCAGTCCGGCGACATCCGGAAGTAGGGCGAGCATTCCGGGCGTATTGATTGCGTCACGGTAGGTATCGTACCCCTCGCGCGTAAACTCCGTCCAATCGTCGGCGTTCTCGTTCCAGTACCGCGCAACTTCTTTATTTTCCATAAATTACCTCTTTATAATAGTGAAAATAGTTCGTCCAATTCACGAATGGTGTAATCGGCTTCATATTCCTTGCTGATGGGAATCTGTATTTTCGATAAACCCCGTAATATTCGAATTGTTTTCATCCCGCATTTCTTAGCAGGATAGATATCGTTTTCCAATCTGTCCCCGATCATTACGGACTCCGCCGGTTTACACTCCGCCTTTTTCAATGCCAGTTCGAAGATTTGTAAATCGGGTTTCCTCAAACCTATTTCCGACGACGATAAACATAATGAAAAGTATCTGCTTATCCCGAATTTTTCCAATCGCTTTACGGTTCCGGCTTTCTGATTGGCAATAATACCGAGTTTGTATTTTTTACAAAGTTTTTCCAAAGTTTCTGCTGCATCAGGGTATATTTTCTCAAATTCGCTCTTATACCCTGTCCTCTCGATGAATTGCATGAATTCTTCCTGGCTGCGGGAAAGTGTTTTAAGGATATCATACACTATTTTCTGGTCGTATTTCATTACAGATTCTTTTAACGAGTTAAGAATTTCTTCTTTTTCGAGTTTTTTCCCGGTTTCAGTCGATAGTTTTTGTATCTGGTCGATTTGATACCTTACTATGTCATCTTCATCGATTAACGTGTTTCCCAGATCGAAAAATACCCATTTTATTCCGTTTAATTTCATGTTTGTACTCCGTTGTGTTCTGTATCGCATCGGCTGCCGATATTTTCAGATAAATATAAGCGGTAAAATGTCAAACCTATTTCTATAGATATCGTTATCACGGTAATGTAATAATTCCGGACAACCTGCCCAGAACCGATTCGATATTAGTGAAGAAAAGGACGAGGGTTATCACGGATATGACGAGATTAATCACTCTCACAGGCGGCGATAAGAGCATGATCGCGCGGATAGGGATGATTCCGCTTAATAGGAGGAGCGGAAAAATATTAAGCAAATTCACATCGAGGCCGCTTTTTACCAGGTCGTTTGCCGCGCTCGCCAGACTCATCTCATTATATACCAGCATCGCCAGCGCGGTAAAAAACGGGATAATCCATGTACGGGACAGGACTCCGAATTTTTTCAATAAGGGCGGGGTTGCCCTATTTTCTTCCATCAAATACCTTTTCAGTAATACGATACCTGTTATTACCCCGGCGGTTATCAGGACGAACAGGATTGCTCCCCACGCCCCGCCCTGCATGGCGAAATAAACGACGGAGAAAGGTATCGCGAGGAACTCATAGACAAAAGGAATACTGACAATGAAAAACCAGCGCATGCCGGCTTCGGTTATCTTGAATAGTATAACGCCGGGCAGGATTACCGCCGAACCCGCCAGAAAAGAGATGAACATACCGAGGAATCGGTTCGGGTCGCTGTCC contains:
- a CDS encoding type II toxin-antitoxin system HicA family toxin — encoded protein: MKRKELIKILEKAGCVLKRHGGRHDWYENPGTGDCQPIPRYNEINENLAKHIRKMLGID
- a CDS encoding HAD family hydrolase; its protein translation is MKLNGIKWVFFDLGNTLIDEDDIVRYQIDQIQKLSTETGKKLEKEEILNSLKESVMKYDQKIVYDILKTLSRSQEEFMQFIERTGYKSEFEKIYPDAAETLEKLCKKYKLGIIANQKAGTVKRLEKFGISRYFSLCLSSSEIGLRKPDLQIFELALKKAECKPAESVMIGDRLENDIYPAKKCGMKTIRILRGLSKIQIPISKEYEADYTIRELDELFSLL
- a CDS encoding NUDIX domain-containing protein; this encodes MDDAIRNSAKAIIIDRGRLLTIRCTDDDGLPFYLLPGGGQNKKESITDALIRECREEVGVGVIPGDLRYVRDYISMNHEFSHVNPEFHQVEYMFVCRIDGDGEPHPGHIMDTRQDGVDWLDLSKLAELALYPKILRELITPAGELTGPVYLGDVN
- a CDS encoding methyltransferase domain-containing protein gives rise to the protein MENKEVARYWNENADDWTEFTREGYDTYRDAINTPGMLALLPDVAGLNGLDIGCGEGHNTRLAADKGAKMTGIDISDVFIRHAIAEEKRYSRGIEYVTADACELPFGDDSFDFAVSFMCFMDTPSIDRAFSEAYRVLKSGGFLQFSILHPCFILPYKQNIRDNHGLVRAIEIGGYFDGGEDIDEWTFSAIPEERKEGVRKFRIPCFYRTLSEWVNTLTGAGFTIEAMGEPHPDDETVRRYPSVQDAQVTAYFLHIRGRK
- a CDS encoding DUF1700 domain-containing protein; translated protein: MKKSEFMSKLEECLKENGITDGEIPDILSIYGEHFNAGKEEGKSEEEIAARLGDPGQIAMEYVEDENSDKTSEQEGLFLRIKKIIGAMRLGGIKKTVQTIPFVLILLLILFLWIALSGIVPFGLFGLFAGISQLITGGVAGFPLLQITINAEWFVIFISLSLITGGSLISIGMYYVVLAYMGFVYNQVQ
- a CDS encoding DUF2461 domain-containing protein → MENKFTGFTEAMFKYFFELGINNTKTWFDAHRDEYMRDVRIPLRALAVELGAKLHELDPSIEMPANPDKAIARINRDIRFSKDKTAYRTNLWITFKHNTPDWQTDPAFYFDIGYDRYSYGVGYYLFTPELRGRMNALIRASRDGFQSAAQSLKESVFTLGGDRYKRPIDKTLSELEREWCERKSLYIYVEKEPDEILFSHALVEKVYGDFLAVKPVYDFFREIKGNL
- a CDS encoding PadR family transcriptional regulator, with the protein product MNVQLKKGALELCVLGQLSGRDLYGYNLVERITRFIDISEGTVYPILRRLEKDGMVESYLKESTEGPARRYYRLNKQGNEHFQSLLADWKELSRGVEDILQGVENEKK
- a CDS encoding type II toxin-antitoxin system HicB family antitoxin, giving the protein MNKISMVYWQENDYWIGYLLEFPDYRTQGETLEELKENILDIHREIITGGIGEVHKASVMELNI